CAGCTTCGAGACCGTCGGCGACTACACTGTCTGAGGCCGCTATTGCCGTTTTCCGGCCGGTGTGCGCGCTGAGCGGCGGCGCCGTGGTCCGCTCGCAGCCATACCAATAAATTATATATCGCTATAACAAATCGGCTCGCGCGACGAACAGCGCGACACAGCGAACGACGGCTGAAACGCCCGTTCCCGGTCCCGTTGGCGGTCGAAACCGGGGAAAGTAAACCGTTCGGAGCCGAATATCACGGTGTGATGGACCGACGAACCATACTGCGAGCGAGCGGGGTCGCGTTAGCCGCCGGTCTGGCCGGCTGTGGCGGGACCTCGTCGGAGGGGACGCCCGAGGGGACAGCGACAGGCAGCGGTACCACGGTCGCAATGACCGACGGCCTCGTGTTCGACCCCAGGGAGATAACTGTCAGCGTCGGCGACACCGTCACCTGGGAGAACACCGGCTCGGTCCCACACAGCGTCACCGCCTACGAGGCCGACCTGCCCGACGGGGCGACGTACTTCGCCTCCGGCGGGTTCGACAGCGAGTCCGCCGCCAGGGAGAACTATCCCAACGAGGGGGCGATCGGCGCCGGCGAGACCTACGAACACACGTTCGAGACGAGCGGCGAGTTCCCCTACTTCTGTATCCCCCACGAGTCGGGGATGCAAGGGACCGTCGTCGTGGAGTGACGGCGGGCGGCTCAGTTCAGGTAGTCGTGGAGCCCGTCCGCCAGCGAGACGGTGGGCTCGAAGCCCAGTCGCTCCCGGGCCTTGCCGATGTCGGCCACGGAGTGGCGGATATCGCCCTCCCGGGCGTCGACGTGGGTTATCTCGGCCGTGGGGTCGACCTCGTCTCTGATTAGTTCGGCGAGCCCGCGAACGGAGGTCCGCGAGCCGGTGCCGACGTTGAACGCCTCGCCAGTCTCGTCAGTCCGGGCCGCGAGCACGTTCGCCTGCACCACGTCGGCGACGTTGACGAAGTCGCGGGTCTGCTCCCCGTCGCCGTGGACGGTCAGCGGACCGCCGTCGTGGGCCTGCTCGTCGAACGCCTTGATGACGCCAGCGTAGTCACCGCCGGACTGGCGAGGGCCGTAGATGTTGAAATAGCGCAACGCGACGGTCGGGAGGTCATAGAGGTCGGCGTAGAGCCGACAGTAGTGGTCGCTCGTCAGCTTCTCCAGTCCGTAGGGCGAAGACGGGTCTTTCGACTCCGTCTCGGTGATGGGGAGCGTGTCGGGTGCGCCGTAGATAGCGGCACTGGAGGCGAAGACGACGCGGGCGTCCTGCCGACGGGCCGCCTCCAGCACGGCGAGGGTGCCGTTGGCGTTGACCGCGTTGCTCGTCGTCGGGTCCTCCACCGAGCGGGCGACGCTGACGATAGCCGCCTGGTGGAAGACGATATCGACGCCGTCCATGGCCTCAGCGAGGGCCTCGTCGTCGCGGATATCCCCCTCGATGAGCGTCGCGTCGTCGGGGACGTTCGCCCGCTTGCCACTGGAGAAGTTGTCGAGAACACGGACGTCGTTGTCCGGGAGGTGGGCGTCGGCGACGTGGCTGCCGACGAAGCCAGCGCCGCCGGTGACGAGCACCGTCTTGTCGGTCACAGTAGCCGTCATACCGGGGAGTGGGTCGGGCTGTGATAAATAGGTCGGGTCGGTCCAACAACTAAGGGCCTCGGTCGCGTGGGCGGCGAGACGCCCGCAGTCGGCCGGTCAGGCGCTCGCGTTGGAGCTGCTCGGCGCGTTCGTCTCGACGGCCTCGTGGGCCGACTCGGCTTCGAGCAGTTCGCGGTAGCGGTCCCGGATGGTGACCGTGCTCACGTCGGTCGCCCCGCTCACGGTCTCCTGAGTGAGCTCCTCGTTGACGAGCAGCCCGGCGGCGTAGATGGCCGCCGCGGCCAGACCGACGGGACTCTTGCCGCTGTGGACGTTGGCGGCCTTGCCCGTTTCCAGCAGTTCGCGGGCCCGCCGTACCAGTTCGTCGCTGGCGTCGAGTTGGGAAGCGAACTTGGTGAGGTAGTCGGCGGGGTCGGGCGGGCCGATCTCCAGGGCGAGCTCGCGATTGATGTAGCGGTACGCCCGCGTGAACTCCTGTTCGTCCACCCGACTCACCAGCACCATGTCGTCGATGGTCTGGGGGAGGTTCGCCTGCCGGATAGCGGCGTACAGCGCGGCCGTGGCGATGCCCTCGATGGAGCGGCCCGGGAGCAGCCCCTCGTCGAGCGCTCGGCGATAGACGACGCTCGCGGTCTCGCGGGCGCTCTCGGGGACACCAAGAGCGCTCCCCATGCGGTCGATTTCACCGAGCGCCTGTTTGAGGTTGCGCTCGCTGTGGTCCCGCGTCCGGAACCGCTCGTTCCACGTCCGGAGGCGCTGCATCTTCTCGCGCTGGCTCGCCGACAGCGTGTTGCCGTTGGCGTCCTTGTCCTGCCAGCCGATGTTGGTCGACAGCCCCTCGTCGTGCATCATCTTGGTCGTCGGGGCGCCGACGCGGGACTTCTGGTCGCGCTCGGCCGAGTCGAAGGCGCGCCACTCGGGTCCGTGGTCGATCTCGTCTTCCTCGACGACCAGTCCGCAGTCCGCACACACCGTCTCGCCGCGGGCGGCGTCGCTGGTGAGGGAGCCGCCACAGTCCGGGCAGCGGCGCTCGTCAGCGACCGCTGTGTCTTTCTCGTCGACATCGCGCTCGTGGGCGTCGTAGGTGTTGAGTGTAGTCATAATGAGAGTGCGAGTGCGGACCGCCACTCGCGTGTGTATCCAAACGAACACGCGCATCGGGTATCAGGTCTCGGTTGGCATATGCCGAACTGCCGTGTCAGCCCCTCACACGCCCGAGCGGCCGACCCGGAGTCGGCTCCCCTCGGCGACGGCCTCGTCGGCCTCGACGGGGCCCATCGAGCGGGTGACGAACGAGCGAACAATCCACGCTTCGGCCCGCTGGAGACGGTACTGCAGGGTCGAACGCGACACGTCGAGGCGCTCGGCGAGT
The Halomicroarcula saliterrae genome window above contains:
- a CDS encoding cupredoxin domain-containing protein — its product is MDRRTILRASGVALAAGLAGCGGTSSEGTPEGTATGSGTTVAMTDGLVFDPREITVSVGDTVTWENTGSVPHSVTAYEADLPDGATYFASGGFDSESAARENYPNEGAIGAGETYEHTFETSGEFPYFCIPHESGMQGTVVVE
- a CDS encoding NAD-dependent epimerase/dehydratase family protein, producing MTATVTDKTVLVTGGAGFVGSHVADAHLPDNDVRVLDNFSSGKRANVPDDATLIEGDIRDDEALAEAMDGVDIVFHQAAIVSVARSVEDPTTSNAVNANGTLAVLEAARRQDARVVFASSAAIYGAPDTLPITETESKDPSSPYGLEKLTSDHYCRLYADLYDLPTVALRYFNIYGPRQSGGDYAGVIKAFDEQAHDGGPLTVHGDGEQTRDFVNVADVVQANVLAARTDETGEAFNVGTGSRTSVRGLAELIRDEVDPTAEITHVDAREGDIRHSVADIGKARERLGFEPTVSLADGLHDYLN
- a CDS encoding transcription initiation factor IIB, coding for MTTLNTYDAHERDVDEKDTAVADERRCPDCGGSLTSDAARGETVCADCGLVVEEDEIDHGPEWRAFDSAERDQKSRVGAPTTKMMHDEGLSTNIGWQDKDANGNTLSASQREKMQRLRTWNERFRTRDHSERNLKQALGEIDRMGSALGVPESARETASVVYRRALDEGLLPGRSIEGIATAALYAAIRQANLPQTIDDMVLVSRVDEQEFTRAYRYINRELALEIGPPDPADYLTKFASQLDASDELVRRARELLETGKAANVHSGKSPVGLAAAAIYAAGLLVNEELTQETVSGATDVSTVTIRDRYRELLEAESAHEAVETNAPSSSNASA